A part of Clostridium novyi genomic DNA contains:
- a CDS encoding cell division FtsA domain-containing protein, whose protein sequence is MKILDINPKDIIFALDIGTRSIIGNIGIVKDRKFHTLCEKYMEHEERAMIDGQIHDINLVASTVNSIKKFIEEELEIEIKDVAIAAAGRFLRTTEVSVDIQLDVNKEIDREIIRSLELTAVKKAEEEINKQTQGKLYCVGYSVKNYYLNGYVISNLLSQRGENISADVIATFLPRSVVDSLYSVMDKVGLNVTSLTLEPIAAMEAAVPKKLRLLNIALVDVGAGTSDIAISSNDSISAYGMVPMAGDEVTEAIVQNFLVDFNTAEKIKISSSNGEKIKFIDVLGIENDISAEEVNKVIKPVVDKIASEIGKKIIELNGGKSPNAVFLVGGGAHTYNFKEALGESLNLSEKRIGIKGRDAVIDCINYSEELGSAGVTVLGIALVAIKKSGHDFIDVVLNNDVISLFNSHKHTVMDVMMQSGISHKTLIGKNGRNIRFILNGITRVAFGTLGKGADIYVNNEKATIDTEVAEGDKIRVDFAKDGKDASPKIIEYIKNINSISFYMNDEIENIYPVAFINDERCDLEEIIKEGDEVKILFPSTLGEYIKYYEKDNDYLYFLRNDQIDSSYVIKEGDRIYKKKNKELIEEQDYILEETTEDEVIKEHIKEKVENQAHIQESMEEAILRKSLDNLEILNEGLHIVVNEKPVTLRGKDKYIFVDIFDNIEFDLTIAQGNLILLLNDKKAGYYDELKEGDIVKIFWDHI, encoded by the coding sequence ATGAAAATTTTAGATATAAATCCTAAAGATATAATATTTGCTTTGGATATTGGAACTCGCTCTATTATAGGTAATATAGGTATCGTAAAGGATAGAAAATTTCATACTCTATGTGAAAAATACATGGAACATGAAGAAAGAGCTATGATAGATGGACAAATCCATGATATAAATTTAGTAGCAAGTACAGTGAATTCTATAAAGAAGTTTATTGAAGAGGAGTTAGAAATAGAAATTAAAGATGTAGCTATTGCAGCAGCAGGAAGATTTTTAAGAACAACAGAAGTAAGTGTAGATATACAGTTAGATGTAAATAAAGAAATAGATAGAGAGATAATAAGGAGTTTAGAACTTACGGCTGTAAAAAAAGCAGAAGAAGAGATAAATAAACAAACACAAGGAAAGCTTTATTGTGTTGGGTATAGTGTTAAAAATTATTATTTAAATGGATATGTTATATCTAATTTATTATCTCAAAGAGGAGAAAATATATCAGCAGATGTAATTGCAACTTTTTTACCAAGATCTGTAGTTGATAGTTTATATTCAGTTATGGATAAGGTTGGATTAAATGTTACAAGTTTAACATTAGAACCTATTGCTGCAATGGAAGCTGCTGTACCTAAAAAGTTAAGATTACTTAATATTGCACTAGTGGATGTTGGAGCTGGTACATCTGATATAGCTATAAGTAGTAATGATAGTATAAGTGCTTATGGGATGGTTCCAATGGCTGGAGATGAAGTTACAGAAGCTATAGTTCAAAACTTTTTAGTGGATTTTAATACGGCTGAAAAAATAAAAATTTCATCTTCTAATGGAGAAAAAATAAAATTTATAGATGTTTTAGGAATTGAAAATGATATTTCAGCTGAAGAGGTTAATAAAGTTATAAAGCCAGTTGTTGATAAAATAGCTAGTGAAATAGGAAAAAAAATAATAGAATTAAATGGTGGAAAGTCACCTAATGCAGTATTTTTAGTAGGTGGAGGAGCACATACATATAATTTTAAAGAAGCTTTAGGAGAAAGTTTAAATTTATCTGAAAAAAGGATAGGTATTAAGGGAAGAGATGCAGTTATAGATTGTATAAATTATAGTGAGGAACTTGGAAGTGCAGGAGTTACTGTACTTGGAATAGCTCTTGTAGCTATTAAAAAATCTGGACATGATTTTATAGATGTTGTTTTAAATAATGATGTAATAAGTTTATTTAATTCTCATAAGCATACAGTTATGGATGTAATGATGCAATCAGGAATTAGTCATAAAACTTTGATTGGAAAGAATGGAAGAAATATAAGATTTATCTTGAATGGAATTACAAGGGTTGCCTTTGGAACCTTAGGTAAAGGTGCAGATATATATGTAAACAATGAAAAAGCCACTATTGATACTGAGGTAGCAGAAGGAGATAAGATTAGAGTTGATTTTGCAAAGGATGGAAAAGATGCATCACCTAAAATAATAGAATATATTAAAAATATTAATTCTATAAGTTTTTATATGAATGATGAAATAGAAAATATTTATCCTGTAGCTTTTATAAATGATGAACGATGTGATTTAGAAGAAATAATTAAAGAAGGGGATGAAGTTAAAATATTATTTCCTTCCACTTTAGGAGAATACATTAAATATTATGAAAAAGATAATGATTATTTATATTTCCTAAGAAATGATCAAATAGATAGTAGTTATGTTATAAAAGAAGGAGATAGAATTTATAAGAAAAAGAATAAAGAGTTAATAGAAGAACAAGATTATATTCTTGAAGAAACTACAGAAGATGAAGTAATAAAAGAACATATAAAGGAAAAAGTTGAAAATCAAGCACATATACAAGAAAGTATGGAAGAAGCTATTTTAAGAAAAAGCTTAGATAATTTAGAAATCTTAAATGAGGGTTTGCATATAGTAGTTAATGAAAAACCTGTTACATTAAGAGGAAAAGATAAATATATATTTGTTGATATCTTTGATAATATAGAGTTTGATTTAACAATTGCCCAGGGCAATTTAATCCTTCTTTTGAATGACAAAAAAGCTGGATACTATGATGAACTTAAAGAAGGAGATATTGTAAAAATATTTTGGGATCATATTTAA
- a CDS encoding ATP-dependent helicase — protein MIEKNIIEEFFYLRDKIIEYRYKELNAEQLSAVLSNDRNLAVIACPGAGKTTTLIRKLDYLVTFGTIYKTKYYPKDLNKEDIQILREYINYNKVNKRLNLLLRQKAINPNNIIVITFTRAAAKNMKKKYKALGNHRGSPFFGTFHGLFYKILSREENKINIISTSIAYKLIKGVLSTYLDEISDEKVKETLNLISYYKTINEDKDKFSPNIDKEIFLECYRTYEDYKLKNNLLDFDDLQLRCKSLFLKNIKLLNGYSNLFKYILIDEFQDCDEIQIDILKLLNKDNFIFAVGDEDQCIYGFRGSKPECMVNFEMHFKEGKKIFLNTNYRCPKSVVNISDNLIKNNKMRNDKVFNAYKEDMTKINVMNYIDERNQADNISMNIIKLNSVSGYKYEDNAIIYRTNVESRSIIDSFIRKKIPFKLLDKEYNFFEHFICKDIISYLKLSIDCTDKESFLRIINKPFRYISKVNLERVKRNNSGEDCFEILKDNENIPIFQLKKIDEIKKDIQYLNKMSLSGAINSVLNNLEYYEYLKDYSIKFKMDISELEEILEEFISASKDYNTIITFLAHINEVQYEIKNNKNNEEKSGVILSTIHGVKGMEFKNVFILNCNEENIPHINSIERNIEEERRLFYVGVTRTIENLWLCICNDIRGKTKKTSRFIEECNLSTVFNSLFKKDDLVIHKSFGNGKIISVNKNIIEILFENNITRSFDSLVLYNNGLIEKLV, from the coding sequence ATGATAGAAAAAAATATAATAGAAGAATTTTTTTATTTAAGAGATAAAATAATTGAATATAGATATAAAGAATTAAATGCAGAACAACTAAGTGCAGTTTTAAGTAATGATAGAAATTTGGCTGTAATAGCATGCCCAGGAGCAGGAAAAACAACTACACTTATTAGAAAATTAGATTACTTAGTTACATTTGGGACTATATATAAAACTAAATATTATCCAAAAGATTTAAATAAAGAAGATATACAAATTTTAAGAGAATATATAAATTATAACAAAGTTAATAAAAGATTAAATTTGTTATTAAGACAAAAGGCTATAAATCCTAATAATATAATAGTTATAACTTTTACAAGAGCTGCAGCTAAAAATATGAAAAAGAAATATAAAGCTTTAGGAAATCATAGAGGCTCACCTTTTTTTGGTACATTTCATGGTCTTTTTTATAAAATATTAAGTAGAGAAGAAAATAAGATAAATATAATAAGTACTTCAATAGCATATAAGCTTATAAAAGGAGTATTATCTACTTATTTGGATGAAATAAGCGATGAAAAAGTCAAAGAAACGTTAAATTTAATATCATATTATAAAACAATAAATGAAGATAAAGACAAGTTTTCTCCTAATATAGATAAAGAAATATTTTTAGAATGTTATAGAACATATGAAGATTATAAACTTAAAAATAATCTATTAGATTTTGATGATCTTCAATTAAGATGTAAGTCTTTATTTTTGAAAAATATTAAACTACTTAATGGATATAGTAATCTTTTTAAATATATACTTATAGATGAATTTCAAGATTGTGATGAAATTCAAATAGATATATTAAAACTATTAAATAAAGATAATTTTATTTTTGCAGTAGGTGATGAAGATCAATGTATTTATGGATTTAGAGGATCAAAACCAGAATGCATGGTTAATTTCGAGATGCATTTTAAAGAGGGAAAGAAGATATTTTTAAATACTAACTATAGATGTCCTAAAAGTGTAGTTAATATTTCAGATAATCTTATAAAAAATAATAAAATGAGAAATGACAAAGTATTTAATGCATATAAGGAAGATATGACTAAAATAAACGTTATGAATTACATAGATGAGAGAAATCAAGCAGATAATATATCCATGAATATTATAAAATTAAATTCTGTTAGTGGATATAAGTATGAAGACAATGCAATTATTTATAGAACTAATGTAGAAAGTAGAAGTATAATAGATTCATTTATTAGAAAGAAAATACCTTTTAAATTATTAGATAAAGAGTACAATTTTTTTGAACATTTTATATGTAAAGATATAATTTCATATTTAAAGTTAAGTATAGATTGTACTGATAAAGAAAGTTTTCTTCGAATAATAAATAAACCATTTAGATATATAAGCAAAGTAAATTTAGAAAGGGTTAAGAGAAATAATTCAGGGGAAGATTGTTTTGAAATATTAAAGGACAATGAGAATATACCTATATTTCAATTAAAAAAGATAGATGAGATAAAAAAGGATATACAATATTTAAATAAGATGTCATTATCAGGTGCTATTAATTCAGTTTTAAATAATCTAGAATATTATGAGTATTTAAAAGATTATAGTATAAAATTTAAAATGGATATATCAGAGTTAGAAGAAATTTTAGAGGAATTTATATCAGCTTCTAAAGACTATAATACTATAATAACTTTTTTAGCTCATATTAATGAAGTTCAATATGAAATAAAGAATAATAAAAATAATGAAGAAAAAAGTGGTGTTATATTGAGTACAATTCATGGAGTTAAAGGAATGGAATTTAAAAATGTGTTTATTTTAAATTGCAATGAAGAAAATATACCACATATAAATAGTATAGAGAGAAATATAGAGGAGGAGAGAAGACTTTTTTATGTAGGGGTAACTAGAACTATAGAAAATCTTTGGTTATGTATATGTAATGATATTAGAGGGAAAACTAAAAAGACATCTAGATTTATTGAAGAATGTAATTTATCCACAGTATTTAATAGTTTATTTAAAAAAGATGATTTAGTTATTCATAAGAGTTTTGGAAATGGGAAAATAATAAGTGTTAATAAAAATATTATAGAAATATTATTTGAAAATAATATTACAAGAAGTTTTGATAGTTTAGTGTTATACAATAATGGTTTAATTGAAAAATTAGTATAA
- a CDS encoding nicotinate phosphoribosyltransferase gives MENNNIFNIKNTRNLTMLVDFYELTMAKGYLDHNVGEKIAYFDMYFRRVPDGGGYCIMAGVQQLIEYLSTLKFTDEDIQYLKDKKMFSNEFLNYLKNFKFECDVWAIPEGNPVFPSEPLITVRGPIIQAQFIETMILLTINHQTLIATKANRICRAAEGRPVMEFGSRRAQGYDGAIYGARAAIIGGCNATACTIAEQMFDVPCLGTMAHSWVQLFPTEYKAFEAWAKSYPSECVLLVDTYNVLKSGIPNAIKVFNEVLIPMGYRPKGIRIDSGDITYLSKKCRKLLDDAGFPDVKIIISNSLDEHIITDVLSQGAEIDSFGVGERLITARSEPVFGGVYKLVAIEDNEEIIPKIKISENEAKITNPGFKKIYRLFDKNTDTALADLICLKNEQLDFSKPLEIFNPVHTWKRKKLTNYYAKDLMVQIFSKGKPCYESPTVKEIQNIVQKETNKLWEEVLRFENPHTYYVDLSTNLWTLKHDLLDKYSNLYK, from the coding sequence ATGGAGAATAACAACATTTTTAATATTAAAAATACTCGAAATCTTACTATGTTAGTAGATTTTTACGAGTTAACTATGGCAAAAGGCTATCTTGACCATAATGTAGGAGAAAAAATAGCATATTTTGATATGTACTTTAGAAGAGTTCCTGATGGTGGCGGATACTGTATAATGGCAGGAGTTCAACAACTTATAGAATATCTTTCTACTTTAAAATTTACAGATGAAGATATACAATATTTAAAAGATAAGAAAATGTTTTCAAATGAGTTTCTTAATTATCTAAAAAACTTTAAATTTGAATGTGATGTTTGGGCTATACCAGAAGGAAACCCTGTTTTCCCTAGTGAGCCACTAATTACTGTTAGAGGTCCTATAATTCAAGCACAATTTATAGAAACTATGATATTACTTACTATAAATCATCAAACTTTAATTGCTACAAAGGCAAATAGAATTTGTAGAGCCGCCGAAGGACGCCCAGTAATGGAATTTGGTTCAAGACGTGCTCAAGGATACGATGGTGCAATTTATGGTGCAAGAGCCGCTATCATAGGAGGATGTAATGCAACAGCTTGTACAATAGCAGAGCAAATGTTTGACGTTCCATGTCTTGGTACTATGGCTCATAGCTGGGTACAACTTTTCCCTACTGAATATAAAGCCTTTGAAGCTTGGGCAAAATCTTATCCTAGTGAATGTGTATTATTAGTAGATACATATAATGTATTAAAATCAGGTATACCAAATGCTATTAAAGTATTTAATGAAGTATTAATACCTATGGGATATAGACCAAAGGGAATTAGAATTGATAGTGGAGATATTACTTATCTCTCTAAAAAATGTAGAAAATTACTAGATGATGCTGGTTTTCCTGATGTTAAGATAATAATTTCTAATTCATTAGATGAACATATAATAACCGATGTATTAAGCCAAGGTGCAGAAATAGATAGTTTTGGCGTTGGTGAAAGATTAATAACAGCTCGATCTGAACCCGTTTTTGGTGGAGTTTATAAATTAGTTGCTATAGAAGATAATGAAGAGATAATACCTAAAATTAAAATAAGTGAAAATGAAGCTAAAATAACAAATCCTGGTTTTAAGAAAATTTATAGACTATTTGATAAAAATACCGATACAGCCTTAGCAGATCTAATCTGTCTTAAAAATGAACAATTAGATTTTTCTAAACCACTTGAAATATTTAATCCAGTTCATACTTGGAAAAGAAAAAAATTAACCAACTATTATGCTAAGGATTTAATGGTTCAAATATTTTCTAAAGGTAAACCTTGTTATGAAAGTCCAACTGTTAAAGAAATACAAAATATTGTACAAAAAGAAACTAACAAACTTTGGGAAGAAGTGTTACGCTTTGAAAATCCTCATACTTATTATGTAGACCTTTCAACAAATCTTTGGACACTAAAACATGATTTACTTGATAAATATTCAAATTTATATAAATAA
- a CDS encoding lactate utilization protein, translating into MENVHTWHNKTLGEKVVKALKENYFDAIYFETRQEAAEYILKNINNGDSVGFGGSVTIQSLGIKDKAIQKGAKILDHGDPKLNSEEKSQVKRAQLTSDLFLCSSNAITMQGELVNVDGAGNRVAAMTFGPKKVIIVAGVNKITRDEKTALERIEILAAPKNTKRLSQNTPCVKTGVCMNCKSEDRICRIYSVMKRKPMGADITVVIIGDEMGY; encoded by the coding sequence ATGGAAAATGTACATACTTGGCACAATAAAACTTTAGGAGAAAAAGTAGTTAAGGCACTAAAAGAAAATTATTTTGATGCAATATATTTTGAAACAAGACAAGAAGCAGCGGAATATATTTTGAAAAATATAAATAATGGTGATAGTGTAGGCTTTGGTGGATCAGTTACAATACAATCACTAGGAATAAAGGATAAAGCAATACAAAAAGGAGCGAAGATATTAGATCATGGAGATCCAAAACTTAATTCAGAAGAAAAATCACAAGTAAAAAGAGCTCAATTGACAAGTGATTTATTTTTATGTAGTAGTAATGCTATTACTATGCAAGGAGAACTAGTAAATGTAGATGGTGCTGGAAATAGAGTAGCCGCTATGACATTTGGGCCTAAAAAAGTTATTATTGTAGCAGGAGTAAACAAAATTACTCGTGATGAAAAGACAGCATTAGAAAGAATAGAAATTTTAGCTGCACCTAAAAATACTAAAAGACTTTCACAAAATACACCTTGTGTAAAGACAGGAGTATGTATGAATTGTAAAAGTGAAGATAGAATATGTAGAATATATTCTGTTATGAAAAGAAAGCCTATGGGAGCAGATATAACTGTTGTAATAATAGGAGATGAAATGGGATATTAA
- a CDS encoding NUDIX hydrolase, protein MNNIRSMFKDRKGKSIEKFRKSSVMILLTEEKGEIYLVFEKRALSLRKHPGDVSLPGGGIEEGETPKDAAIRETFEELNINKENFQFIGEMDYLITPFNSIIYAFVGRITTNLIYTNKNEVDHIFKVPLKFFLENKPKKYEGIIKQHYKEDFPFNLINGGKDYKFSSKTYYQYFYKYNEYIIWGFTAMIIKRFIDIINNSY, encoded by the coding sequence ATGAATAATATAAGAAGTATGTTTAAAGATAGGAAGGGTAAGTCTATAGAAAAATTTAGAAAGAGTTCAGTTATGATATTGCTTACAGAGGAAAAAGGGGAAATTTATTTAGTATTTGAAAAAAGAGCTTTAAGTTTAAGAAAGCACCCTGGAGATGTATCACTTCCAGGGGGAGGAATAGAAGAGGGAGAAACACCTAAAGATGCTGCTATTAGAGAAACATTTGAAGAGTTAAATATAAATAAAGAAAATTTTCAATTTATTGGAGAAATGGATTATCTTATAACTCCATTTAATTCTATAATATATGCATTTGTAGGTAGAATTACAACTAATTTAATTTATACTAATAAAAATGAAGTTGATCATATATTTAAAGTACCATTGAAGTTTTTTTTAGAAAATAAACCTAAAAAGTATGAAGGAATAATAAAACAACATTATAAAGAGGATTTTCCTTTTAATCTTATTAATGGTGGAAAAGACTATAAATTTAGTTCAAAAACATATTATCAGTATTTTTATAAATATAATGAATATATAATATGGGGGTTTACTGCAATGATAATTAAAAGATTTATAGATATAATTAATAATTCTTATTGA
- a CDS encoding D-alanyl-D-alanine carboxypeptidase family protein, which produces MRRKISTLLLTTLIFLSFCSTAFATTLNAPSVVGKSAIVVDAKTGEVIYAKNVDTSPMYPASTTKLLTALLLAENKQPTDILTYTDGASKQPEYTLRSFLKGKLKVGDKMSADDAMKGLLLHSANDIAYMIAENVAGNVDNFAKMMNNKIKKLGLTHTHFVTPNGLDNGITNHYTSAYDLSIIGKAAYENEWVRKTMSLKKDKIELTNGVLGYPENRNKLLGQTLDSNFNSKISINIKNVPVSNAICIGGKTGYTSKAGRCLVAMFNKDGRILIGVVMKSAYDKNDTYVFNDMAKIINWAYSEKQVPLYKANTELKTLSIKYKPLKFFGPTKTINVPVRVKEDVTYYDNEFNKTETKTEFELPYIGIGKLSKNKSIGKLVLKQRTSTKTYDLYPTLSSSSLIKDNILLYLGLGVGCIIVIALFIFISKFISDKFRRGRRDRRMF; this is translated from the coding sequence TTGAGACGTAAAATTTCAACTTTATTACTAACAACATTAATCTTTCTTTCATTTTGTTCAACAGCCTTTGCAACTACCCTTAATGCACCAAGTGTAGTTGGAAAATCTGCAATTGTAGTTGACGCTAAAACTGGGGAGGTAATATATGCTAAAAATGTTGATACATCTCCAATGTATCCAGCAAGTACCACTAAACTTTTAACAGCTTTATTACTAGCAGAAAATAAGCAACCCACTGATATACTTACATATACCGATGGCGCTTCAAAACAACCTGAATATACTTTACGTTCCTTTCTTAAAGGTAAACTTAAAGTAGGCGATAAAATGAGTGCTGATGATGCAATGAAAGGATTACTCTTACATTCAGCTAATGATATAGCATATATGATAGCTGAAAATGTAGCAGGAAACGTAGATAATTTTGCTAAAATGATGAATAACAAAATTAAAAAACTAGGTTTAACACATACCCATTTTGTAACACCTAATGGGTTAGATAATGGAATTACAAACCACTATACCTCCGCTTATGATTTAAGTATTATAGGTAAAGCAGCTTATGAAAATGAATGGGTAAGAAAAACTATGAGTCTTAAAAAAGATAAAATAGAACTAACAAATGGTGTTCTTGGATACCCTGAGAATAGAAATAAACTGCTAGGTCAGACTTTAGATTCTAATTTTAATTCTAAAATAAGTATCAATATTAAAAATGTTCCTGTATCTAATGCAATATGTATAGGTGGTAAAACCGGTTACACTTCTAAAGCAGGAAGATGTTTAGTGGCTATGTTTAATAAAGATGGTAGAATCCTTATTGGAGTTGTAATGAAATCAGCCTACGATAAAAATGATACATATGTATTTAATGATATGGCTAAAATTATAAATTGGGCATATTCAGAAAAACAAGTACCTCTTTATAAAGCAAATACCGAATTAAAAACTTTATCTATAAAATATAAACCACTAAAATTCTTCGGACCTACAAAAACAATTAATGTTCCTGTAAGAGTAAAAGAAGATGTTACTTATTATGATAATGAATTCAATAAAACAGAAACTAAAACTGAATTTGAATTGCCATATATAGGCATAGGAAAATTAAGTAAAAATAAAAGTATTGGTAAACTAGTATTAAAACAAAGAACATCCACTAAAACTTATGATTTATATCCTACCCTTTCTTCTTCAAGTTTAATAAAAGATAATATACTTTTATATTTAGGGTTAGGTGTTGGATGTATCATAGTAATTGCATTATTTATTTTTATCTCTAAATTTATTTCAGATAAATTTAGAAGAGGTAGAAGAGATAGACGTATGTTCTAG
- a CDS encoding DUF4397 domain-containing protein, with protein sequence MTLYPYWRIETKSFIRLLHASPNAPAVDVYFNNQIITPNLKYKDFTQYMSILPGIYNIKVFPAGKLSSPIIDTRIRIPSNKILTLVIGNTLNNIQVIPYEEAKLPIPPNNSYVKFVHLSPDTPNLDITLPNDTILFKNVEFQKTTKYIPLKTGDYTIQAKPTGTNKVILTVPNIILKPNRFYTLYTIGNLNGNPPLQMLIPLDGNSYINL encoded by the coding sequence ATGACTTTATATCCTTATTGGAGAATTGAAACTAAATCTTTTATAAGACTACTTCATGCATCGCCAAATGCACCAGCAGTAGATGTATACTTCAATAATCAAATAATAACTCCTAATTTAAAATATAAAGATTTTACTCAATATATGTCCATATTACCTGGTATATATAACATAAAAGTCTTTCCTGCTGGTAAACTCTCATCTCCTATTATTGATACTCGAATAAGAATACCTTCTAATAAAATTTTAACATTAGTAATTGGAAATACACTTAACAATATACAAGTAATTCCTTATGAAGAGGCTAAACTTCCGATACCACCAAACAATTCCTATGTTAAATTTGTACATTTATCTCCTGATACTCCAAATTTAGATATAACTTTACCTAATGATACTATACTATTTAAAAATGTAGAATTTCAAAAAACAACAAAATATATACCACTTAAAACAGGTGATTATACAATTCAAGCTAAACCAACTGGAACCAATAAAGTTATTTTAACAGTGCCTAACATAATATTAAAACCTAATAGATTTTATACTCTTTATACCATTGGAAATTTAAATGGTAATCCCCCTTTACAAATGTTAATTCCCCTTGATGGTAATTCCTATATAAATCTATAA
- a CDS encoding YgeY family selenium metabolism-linked hydrolase: MDIKNVIIKKVKEYRESITNFLIDMINIHSITYNEKEVVLRIKEEMDKVGLDETFIDGMGNVIGRIGNGSKVIAIEAHVDTADIGDSDLWNQNPFSSEIKNGVIYGRGTLEQKGAMAAIVYSAKVIKDLDLIGNYTFYVIGSIMKEEYDGEAWKYIIEKDNIKPDFVIITEPTNLNINIGSRGRAEIEVDINGLSTDSGDCIRGVNAIYKAFPVVKDLENLNQLYKNDILGKASISVNKISCISPSKSCISDKCIINIDRRMVLGENIHDIIKELSCLKSIKNYNVKIKTVNKTTYTGYSYNTNNILRPWIINKNSFILKKTIEAYKTMYNTDPKIKKWILTTNGSITYGMFKIPTIGFGAGKEILAYSPREQISIDELIKACSLYIILPLKLSTK; this comes from the coding sequence GTGGATATAAAAAATGTAATAATAAAAAAGGTAAAAGAGTATAGAGAGAGTATTACTAATTTTCTTATTGATATGATAAATATACATAGTATTACTTATAATGAAAAAGAAGTTGTATTAAGAATTAAAGAAGAAATGGACAAAGTAGGATTAGATGAAACTTTCATAGATGGAATGGGTAATGTTATTGGAAGAATAGGGAATGGAAGTAAGGTTATAGCTATAGAGGCTCATGTTGATACAGCAGATATAGGGGACAGTGATTTATGGAATCAAAATCCCTTTAGTTCTGAAATTAAGAACGGTGTTATATATGGAAGAGGTACTCTTGAGCAAAAAGGTGCTATGGCGGCAATTGTTTATAGTGCTAAAGTTATTAAAGATTTAGATCTTATAGGGAATTATACATTTTATGTAATAGGATCTATAATGAAAGAAGAATATGATGGAGAAGCTTGGAAATACATAATAGAGAAGGATAATATAAAACCCGATTTTGTTATTATAACTGAACCTACAAATTTAAATATTAATATAGGAAGTAGAGGAAGAGCTGAAATAGAAGTTGATATAAATGGATTAAGTACTGATTCAGGAGATTGTATAAGAGGAGTAAATGCTATTTATAAGGCTTTTCCTGTAGTTAAAGATTTAGAAAATTTAAATCAATTATATAAAAATGATATTTTAGGAAAAGCCTCTATTTCTGTTAATAAAATATCTTGTATAAGTCCATCTAAATCCTGTATATCGGATAAATGTATTATTAATATTGATAGAAGAATGGTTTTAGGAGAAAATATACATGATATTATTAAGGAATTAAGTTGTTTGAAATCTATTAAAAATTATAATGTTAAAATAAAAACAGTAAATAAAACAACATATACTGGATATAGTTATAATACCAATAATATCTTAAGACCATGGATTATTAATAAAAATAGTTTTATATTAAAGAAAACCATTGAGGCATATAAAACCATGTATAATACAGATCCAAAAATAAAAAAATGGATATTAACTACAAATGGAAGTATAACTTATGGTATGTTTAAAATTCCTACTATAGGTTTTGGTGCAGGAAAAGAAATATTGGCATATAGTCCAAGAGAACAAATTTCAATAGATGAATTAATAAAAGCTTGTTCACTATATATAATATTACCTTTAAAGTTAAGTACAAAATAG